Proteins found in one Gigantopelta aegis isolate Gae_Host chromosome 12, Gae_host_genome, whole genome shotgun sequence genomic segment:
- the LOC121385976 gene encoding uncharacterized protein LOC121385976 has protein sequence MKGVMKWLQANNPDADDVTRIFEMTRIDLIDPQFLIENVVFSKFISDNDCVQQMIKNVWYSEYLTTGCNSRRVDVFVLHWDKTSLLSCFTSEGTWEDVPPAPVDPGWWYSAASLGNKIYITGGGSRTKCTLVYDVCRREWETGPDLKRERFVHCMATANSKVYAIGGTYSNTIEEMSENWQVVGDLKQNREHAFAATVGHNILVMGGRSEGCGSDVIQCFNTATRCVSNLSSRLPYSSESLRGSVHLPGVYLLDGDGNVMHVHVSDNDGEIKIQVKSTEKWRSFKYWFGVSWQNGSLLSFSGWDTNCEIRKYKLPERKEDNITFLKSTRSGNVFGVLPVCHKA, from the coding sequence ATGAAAGGCGTCATGAAGTGGCTTCAAGCAAATAACCCGGATGCAGATGACGTAACACGTATTTTTGAAATGACCAGGATTGATCTTATTGATCCACAGTTCCTCATTGAAAACGTCGTTTTTTCTAAATTCATTTCTGATAATGACTGTGTGCAgcaaatgataaaaaatgtGTGGTATTCAGAATATCTGACAACAGGTTGTAACAGCAGACGTGTAGATGTTTTCGTTTTACATTGGGACAAGACGTCACTTCTGTCTTGCTTTACATCAGAAGGGACATGGGAAGACGTTCCACCTGCTCCAGTAGATCCTGGATGGTGGTATTCAGCAGCAAGTCTAGGTAAcaagatctacatcactggtgGTGGCAGTAGAACAAAATGTACACTCGTCTACGACGTCTGTAGAAGAGAGTGGGAGACAGGTCCAGATCTCAAAAGAGAACGCTTTGTTCACTGCATGGCCACAGCTAATTCTAAAGTGTATGCAATTGGTGGTACGTACAGCAACACGATTGAAGAGATGAGCGAGAATTGGCAGGTTGTTGGAGATTTGAAACAGAACAGAGAACATGCATTCGCTGCTACAGTTGGACACAACATTCTGGTGATGGGTGGACGGAGTGAAGGATGTGGATCAGATGTTATCCAATGTTTCAACACAGCGACTCGCTGTGTGTCTAACCTCAGCTCACGTTTACCATACAGCTCGGAGAGTCTGAGAGGTTCGGTTCACCTCCCTGGTGTATATCTGCTGGACGGTGATGGAAATGTGATGCACGTCCATGTCAGTGACAATGATGGTGAAATCAAGATTCAAGTCAAATCAACAGAGAAATGGCGATCATTTAAATATTGGTTTGGCGTATCATGGCAGAACGGAAGCTTGTTGTCCTTTAGTGGCTGGGACACTAACTGTGAAATTAGAAAATACAAGCTGCCTGAACGGAAAGAAGACAATATTACCTTTCTAAAATCAACGAGAAGTGGTAATGTGTTTGGTGTTCTGCCAGTGTGTCATAAAGCATAA